GATGGCAGTTTCTCGGCCTGAGCCGGGACCACTAACCATGACCTCAATTTGACGCATTCCCTGCTCAACTGCACGGCGTGCTGCGTTCTCGGCTGCGGTTTGAGCGGCAAAGGGAGTTCCTTTTTTCGCGCCTTTAAAGCCACTAGAACCACTGGTTGCCCAAGAAATTACTTCTCCGCTAGGATCGGTAATTGTGACAATGGTGTTATTAAAGGTGGACTGAATGTAACCCACGCCATTAGGCACATTCCTTTTTTGCTTCCGCGAGCCAGTTTTTTTGGTTGTTTGTCGCGCCATATCGATCGCAATAGTGAAGGTTTAAATGACTGAGAGTCAGTAAGAAGTTCGGCTCGATGAAGCCGAACCTGATTCGAGATTGAATCGTTCTTACTTCTTGGAAGGGGCTTTTTTCTTGCCTGCCACGGTGCGCCTTCCGCCTCGACGGGTTCGGGCATTGGTCCGAGTTCTTTGTCCCCGCACCGGGAGTCCCATGCGATGACGGCGACCCCGATAGCAGCCGATGTCCATCAAACGCTTGATGTTCATGGACTCTAAGCGTCTGAGATCCCCCTCGACTTCGTAATTTTTTTCTAAGTCTTCCCGGAGGGTGGTGACTTCGGCATCGGTTAAATCTTTGACTCGGGTATCTGGATTGACTCCAGTCCGCTCCAAAATTTTTTGGGCTCGCGTTGGCCCAATCCCATAAATGTATCGTAGACCTATCTCAACTCGCTTATCGCGAGGAAGATCTACTCCGGCAATTCGTGCCACGCTTGTTTTCTCCCTCTTACTGGTTAGTATGTTTCTACAACGGTAAGCTATTCTAAATGCCAGAATTTAGGGCATTTGAATGGATTGGACGGGTTTTAATTTAACCCTGACGTTGTTTGTGCTTTGGATTGGAACAAATCACCATGACTCGACCGCGACGACGAATGACGCGGCACTTCTCGCAAATCTTCTTGACGGATGCTCGGACTTTCATTTCTCTTTGAGCAGCGCTACAAACTTCATATTATATCAATTTTTGTCAGAAATGACAAAAATAGGACCGACTTGTTTTTATCAGGATTTTTAGGGATAAGCTAGAAAGAATCCTTACTTCTTACGAAGACGGTAGGTGATGCGACCTTTGGTTAAGTCGTAGGGGGTCAGTTCTACTTTGACGCGATCGCCGGGAAGAATTTTGATGTAATTCCGGCGAATTTTCCCCGAGATGTGAGCGAGTACGTTAAACCCATTATCTAGGTCTACCCGAAACATCGCATTCGGGAGGGATTCAGTCACCGTCCCTTCCATCTCGATTAGATCTTGTTTAGCCAAGTTTTTTTTACCTCAATGCTAGAAATACAGTCAAGAGCGCTCGGGCGATCCATCGCGATCACAAGGCGATCGCACTGAAGAAAGATTTTTCACGAATAGCTGAGTGAGCAGCCCGTCACATATCTTAGCAAAAATCGCGCCGGATCGACCCAGGCCCGGGGGAAGTTACACCAGTCACTACCACTGGAAACAGCAGCGATCGTAACTGAGTAACTCCGGCATTTGAACCCCGTTTCCCGGTGGCATTTTTTTCAACTGGTGACTACTTTTTTCAGAATCGCCGCAACTGCCTCGATAGGCGAATTGCCATTGATAGCAATCAGCCGACCCCGCTCTCGATAATAGTCAATCACCGGAATCGTTTGGGCATAATACACCCGTAAACGACGGGCAATAGTCTCATCCCCATCATCGCTGCGTCCTCGGCCATGTAACCGATCAATCAACTGTTTGTCGGGGACTTCCAAACTAATGGCTGACTTACACTCTTGCTGAATATCATCCAGAAGATGATCTAAAAACTCAGCTTGAGCCACATTCCGGGGAAACCCATCCAAAATCCATCCCGTTTGAGTGGCATCCGGTTGAGTTAGGCGATCGCGAATTAGATCTAACAGCAGCGAATCCGGGACCAACTCCCCACGCTCCATATAAGCCTTAGCCTGATTTCCCAGATCAGTCTGTTGCTCAACGGCGGCCCTCAAGATATCCCCCGTTGAAATATGGGGAATATGATGAGATTCGGAGAGGATCTGAGCTTGAGTTCCCTTCCCCGCTCCAGGAGGACCCAAAAAAATTAGTCTTGTCACTATTGCTTCACCATTCCTTCATAGCGCTGGGAGATCACATAGGTTTGAATTTGTTTGGCCGTATCGATCGCCACCCCCACCAGAATCAGCAGAGAAGTTGCTCCAAACCCCTGGAAAGTCCGCACACCCGTGGCACTTTCTACAGCAGTTGGGACGATCGCCACCATCCCCAGAAAAATCGCTCCCAAAAACGTTAATCGGTTCAGTACCCGCTCCACATATTCCGTCGTCGCCCTTCCTGGACGAATCCCCGGAATACTAGCCCCCATTTTCTTCAAATTTTGAGCCATATCTACGGGATTGACAATCAATGAAGCGTAGAAATAGCTAAAAAACAGAATTAACGTCAAATAAAACGCCCCATAAACAAAAGGAGCTGGACCATTTGGACTCAAATAAGACGAAATGGTAATCAGCAACTCATTCTTCGTAAATTGAGCCAAAGAAGCTGGCAAAATTAACACGGCCGATGCAAAAATAATCGGCATCACCCCCCCTTGATTTAACCGCAAAGGAAGATAGCTACTTTTTTCCCGGTAAAGCTTCCGTCCGACCTGACGACGGGCCGAAATAATCGGAATTCGTCGGGTCCCTTCTTGGACAAAAACAATCCCAACAATCGTAATTAAAAAGACCAGCATCAGAATCAAAACCGGACCAACAATCGCTTGGTCTTCCCGAGCCTGGGCCAGAGTTTGTCCCAAAGAATTCGGGAGAACCGCCACAATATTGACAAAAATCAATAAAGAAGCGCCATTGCCCACCCCGCGTTCCGTAATCAGCTCAGATACCCACATCACAAACATGGAGCCAGTGGTCAATGCCACCGCAGTTTGGACGTAGAATAAAACACCTGGATCCGGGGTTTCGGCAAAAGCGCCAACCCACAGAGCAATGCCGGTACTTTGCAGCAATGCCCATCCCAAGGCGACATACCGAGTAATCTGAGAGATTTTGCGCCGACCTGCTTCCCCTTCATTTTTTTGTAAATCTTCTAAAGAAGGAAGAGCTGAGGTCAGTAATTGCATAATAATGGAGGCATTAATATAAGGCAGGATCCCTAGGGCAAAAATCCCTAAAGCTCGCAAGCCACCCCCAGAAAACAGGTCCAAAAAACCAATCAGCGGGCTGCCATCAATATTGGCCTGAAATGCCTCACGATTAATCCCAGGAACTGGAATCCAAATGCCTAAGCGCACCAAAACTAACATACCAATGGTGAGGAGCAGCCGACCTCGCAGGCCCGCTGCTCTAGCCATCTGCATGAAAGTCTCCTGAGCGGTTGGTGCTTTATCTCGACTAACAACCATTAAGGAGTACCTCTACTGTTCATTGCAGCGCTCCGTGTCCTTGTCTAGGATCAATGCCCGTAAGGTCATATCACCTGATAGATTTGGCATCACTGGTTTCACAAGTTCCACCGGCAGCTTCAATCTTGGCTTTAGCCCCTGCGGTAAACGCAGCAGCTTTTACATTCAGCGGAACATTCAGTTCCCCATCTCCCAAGATTTTCAGCGGCCCATCATTGGTGGTGACAATGCCCGCTTCCATCAGGGACGCTAACGTCACTTCACTGTTAGCGGCCAATGATGCCAACTTACTTACGTTAATCGTAGTGTATTCTTTGCGATTGACGAGCGGAAAGTGCTTGAGCTTAGGCAAACGGCGGTACAGGGGCTGTTGTCCCCCTTCAAACCCAGGACGGGTGCTACCCCCGGCTCTAGCTTTTTGACCTCTCATCCCTTTACCGGCGCTGGCCCCTTGACCGGCAGAAATACCGCGAGCCAAACG
This sequence is a window from Laspinema palackyanum D2c. Protein-coding genes within it:
- the rpsK gene encoding 30S ribosomal protein S11, yielding MARQTTKKTGSRKQKRNVPNGVGYIQSTFNNTIVTITDPSGEVISWATSGSSGFKGAKKGTPFAAQTAAENAARRAVEQGMRQIEVMVSGPGSGRETAIRALQGAGLEITLIRDVTPIPHNGCRPPKRRRV
- the rpsM gene encoding 30S ribosomal protein S13, with amino-acid sequence MARIAGVDLPRDKRVEIGLRYIYGIGPTRAQKILERTGVNPDTRVKDLTDAEVTTLREDLEKNYEVEGDLRRLESMNIKRLMDIGCYRGRRHRMGLPVRGQRTRTNARTRRGGRRTVAGKKKAPSKK
- the rpmJ gene encoding 50S ribosomal protein L36 encodes the protein MKVRASVKKICEKCRVIRRRGRVMVICSNPKHKQRQG
- the infA gene encoding translation initiation factor IF-1; protein product: MAKQDLIEMEGTVTESLPNAMFRVDLDNGFNVLAHISGKIRRNYIKILPGDRVKVELTPYDLTKGRITYRLRKK
- a CDS encoding adenylate kinase; amino-acid sequence: MTRLIFLGPPGAGKGTQAQILSESHHIPHISTGDILRAAVEQQTDLGNQAKAYMERGELVPDSLLLDLIRDRLTQPDATQTGWILDGFPRNVAQAEFLDHLLDDIQQECKSAISLEVPDKQLIDRLHGRGRSDDGDETIARRLRVYYAQTIPVIDYYRERGRLIAINGNSPIEAVAAILKKVVTS
- the secY gene encoding preprotein translocase subunit SecY, with amino-acid sequence MVVSRDKAPTAQETFMQMARAAGLRGRLLLTIGMLVLVRLGIWIPVPGINREAFQANIDGSPLIGFLDLFSGGGLRALGIFALGILPYINASIIMQLLTSALPSLEDLQKNEGEAGRRKISQITRYVALGWALLQSTGIALWVGAFAETPDPGVLFYVQTAVALTTGSMFVMWVSELITERGVGNGASLLIFVNIVAVLPNSLGQTLAQAREDQAIVGPVLILMLVFLITIVGIVFVQEGTRRIPIISARRQVGRKLYREKSSYLPLRLNQGGVMPIIFASAVLILPASLAQFTKNELLITISSYLSPNGPAPFVYGAFYLTLILFFSYFYASLIVNPVDMAQNLKKMGASIPGIRPGRATTEYVERVLNRLTFLGAIFLGMVAIVPTAVESATGVRTFQGFGATSLLILVGVAIDTAKQIQTYVISQRYEGMVKQ
- the rplO gene encoding 50S ribosomal protein L15; the protein is MRIHEIGPKAGSKKRKRRLARGISAGQGASAGKGMRGQKARAGGSTRPGFEGGQQPLYRRLPKLKHFPLVNRKEYTTINVSKLASLAANSEVTLASLMEAGIVTTNDGPLKILGDGELNVPLNVKAAAFTAGAKAKIEAAGGTCETSDAKSIR